The window NNNNNNNNNNNNNNNNNNNNNNNNNNNNNNNNNNNNNNNNNNNNNNNNNNNNNNNNNNNNNNNNNNNNNNNNNNNNNNNNNAAGAGCCCCTCTGGCCCTGGACCGAgaaaactgaaaagaaaaaaagaaaaaaggaaaggaaaaggaaaaagaaagaaaaaaaagaaaagaaaaaaacaaaaaaaaataaaacagcaaaataaaaataaaataaaataaaataaaaaataaaataataataataataaaaaaaataaaaaacgaaaagaagatactaataaagatattaataaaaaacggaaataataaaaaaacacttaataaaaggaaaagaaaagaagaaaataataactaaaaaataaaaataataataataaaaaagtaaataaataaataataataataaaaaaaagggcgtcttcaaaacaaaatgaggtattttaaaatacctccCTGCCGAAATTTCATCTGAAATGATGGAAATTTCCGGCTTAAAAgacgagaaaaaagaaataaaaacggGTCAAAAATGGGGTATGACAGATGCCCCTATTTAAGTCTCTTCGTTACGGAGATTTAAAAGTGAAACTTTTAAAGCGACGGGTCGAAGAGATTTAAATACAGAGTACACCATTTTTGACCAATTTCAACTtcaaaatgctatgaatgcaCTGTTATGCACGTAATGTTGCGAATGCTTGCGATGCAAGTATGAATGCAAGACGAGGTAAATGGCTCGACTGGGAATAACAAAACCAAATGGTACCCGATTTTGTTAAAGAAAAGGGGTCCGACTGGGGGTCACACGGTTTTACTGGGGGTAAATGTCAGCTGTTCGGGTTGACGACGAACTGCCACTGACGACAAAGGAACAAAGATAAATGCCAGATGATCGGGTTATTGCCGAATTAGCCAACTGACGACAAAGgaacaaagataaatgtcaactgttcaggttattgccgaactagtcaactgacaaaaaacaaagataaatgtcaactgttcaggttattgccgaactagcCAATCTGaccaaaaacaaagataaatatcaactgttcaggttattgccgaactagtcaactgacaaaaaaacaaagataaatgtcaactgttcagGTTATTGCTGAACTAATCAACTGACAAGAAgcaaagataaatgtcaactgttcaggttattgccgaactagtcaactgacaaaaaacaaagataaatgtcaactgttcagGTTATTGCTGAACTAATCAACTGACAAGAAgcaaagataaatgtcaactgttcaggttattgccgaactagtcaactgacaaaaaacaaagataaatgtcaactgttcagGTTATTGCTGAACTAATCAACTGACAAGAAgcaaagataaatgtcaactgttcaggttattgccgaactagtcaactgacaaaaaacaaagataaatgtcaactgttcagGTTATTGCTGAACTAATCAACTGATGACATGAAACAGAGGCAAATGATGCACAAGCTGTtcattaaagaaattgccacTTGGCGGAGAGAGGGTGACACCTTTGGATCAGACCCATTGGGGATGACACTTGGGGAAATAGAGGGTTACAAATTATTCATGATTGATTGAAGTGAACAGATGATTGAAGCGAGACTCATGATGGTTAAAGCAGCCATGTACGCATGATATTGTCTTTATTGTATATGCATGAATGTGTATACGCATGAACGTATGAATGCCTGAATGACGACACGACTTGTATGCCTGTATGGAGGATTGACttgtatgattatgtgaatgatAAATTTGATGGAACAAGATTGGACAGGTAAGATGGAAAGTGACCCGCCGTCGCATCACAAACACTCGGCAATCTTCAATGGGGATGATGCCACCAGGGTGTATCAAAATAGTGACGGAGTAAAGCCCGGCGTATGCAGCAACTGATGGGGAATAaacatttcgtgccaatccaaAAAAAACAAGGTAGAAGAGCTAGTGCTTCTGTGGTCatgcttattatttttttttttttttttttttttttgtttttgttttttttttttttttttttttgaaaaaaaagcaaTTGACCACGTGCAACCTGCAAGGTTTATCCATTCTCAGGGTAGCTGTTGACACACCCTTCATCTATTCACGAGTTCAAAGAAAaagtgttttgttgtttgtgcttCTCAAAAAAAAgacatgaaagaaaatttatgatttcgagaaatattttgtttcaaatgctaccataaaaaaggaaaggttTTATAAGCTGAATaaatgagaattccaaatgaaAGGCAACAGGCtcaaatttatttgaaagagTGGTGACCTGCCAATGGCATGGCTCCACTGATCTTACAAAGTTTGGAAAATGGTAAATATAAATCGAAGGTTCATTGAACACAATAACCGTTGTTCCCTCTGACAACCTTGAATTCCACTGTTTGGATGCTTCAGATTCAGGGTCTCCTTGACATTCCATTGTGCCTCAAATGAACGAAGATCAGCTCGATGCAGTTACTTTGTCTTTTGGTCCTTAACTTTTGCATAGatcgccctttcgggttttcgacCTATCAGGctaattatttttctgtttgatgTCTCTAATTTTTGCCTGggccgccctttcgggttttcgacCCACCGAGACGCTCATTTTTGCCTAAgccgccctttcgggttttcgacTTACCGagctgttcttttattttttagacaAAGTATTTCTTGACTGCATCCGCATTCACGGGACGAGGGAGCTCATCCCCATCCATAGTCGTAAGAGTCAGTGCACCACCAGAGAAAGCTCTCTTGACGACATATGGGCCTTCGTAATTGGGCGTCCACTTGCCCCTAGAATCGGGTTGGAAAGATAAAACCTTCTTGAGCACAAGATCTCCTTCTTGAAACACGCGAGGACGAACCTTCTTGTCGAAAGCATGCTTCATCCTCTGTTGATAAAGTTGTCCGTGGCACAAGGCTTTCATGCGTTTTTCTTCAATTAGATTCAACTGATCACATCTGCTTTGGCACCATTCAGCTTCTGATAACTGGGCCTCCATCAGAACTCTCATTGATGGAATCTCAACCTCCAcagggagtactgcttccatacCATACACCAAAGAGAAAGGGGTTGCCCCTGTTGAAGTACGCACTGAAGTGCGATACCCATGCAAAGCATACGGTAACATCTCGTGCCAGTCTTTGTATGTAACCACCATCTTCTGCattatcttcttgatattcttgtttGCAGCTTCAACTGCGCCATTCATCTGAGGTCTGTAAGGAGAAGAATTGTGATGCTCAATCTTGAACTCTTCACACAAATctttcatcatcttgttgttcaagTTCGTTCCATTATCTGTAATGATTCTGTTGGGCACACCATAACGGCAGATGATCTGATTCTTGATAAAGCGGACCACAACTTGCTTAGTCACATTTGCATAGGATGCTGCTTCcacccacttggtgaagtaatcaatAGCCACTAGAATGAAACGATGCCCGTTTGAAGCCTTCGGTTCGATTCTACCAATCATATCGATGCCCCACATAGAGAAAGGCCACGGAGAAGAAAGAACATTAAGCGTAGTTGGTGGTACATGAATTTTGTCAGCATAAATCTggcatttgtggcacttcctagCATGTTTGCAACAATCTGTCTCCATCGACATCCAGTAGTAACCTGCTCTCAACAACTTCCTTGCCATTGCATGTCCATTGGGATGAGTTCCAAAGGAGCCTTCATGTACCTCATGCATCAAAAATTCTGCTTCTTGCTTATCTACACACCTGAGTAGTACCATGTCAAAGTTTCTTTTGTACAAAACATCCCCATTTAAGAAGAAATTACCAGACAATCTTCTCAAAGTTCTCCTGTCTTTGTTGGATGCTCCGGGTGGATATTCCTGGCTTTGAAGGAAACACCTGATATCATGGAACCAAGGCTTATCATCAACAACCTCTTCGACTGCAAACACGTGAGCGGGCCTCTCGAGGCGCTGAATTCTAATTGTTGGCAAATTGTTCCGGTGACTCACTTCGTACATGGAGGATAAAGTTGCTAACGCATCTGCCATCTGGTTCTCATCACGAGGGATGTGGTGAAGCTCCACTTTGTTGAAGAAGGTTAGCAAATGCTTCGCATAATCTTTGTATGGAATCAAGCCGGGGTGGcgagtttcccattctcctttgaTTTGGTTGATTACGAGAGCTGAATCCCCGTAAATGTCAAGGTTCTTGATTTTCAAGTCAATGGCTTTTTCAATGCCCAGGATACATGCTTCATACTCTGCCACATTGTTGGTGCAATCAAACTGTAACCTTGCAGCGAAAGGGAGATGGTTACCTTCAGGAGTGATAATAACTGCCCCAATTCCATTGCCAAAGACATTCACGGCTCCATCAAAAATCAAACCCCATCTAGACTCGGGATCTGGACCTTTTCCAAGCAATGGTTCATCACAATCCTTCATCTTCAAGTGCATAATCTCTTCATCAGGAAAGTCAAACTTGATGGGTTGATAGTCCTCAATTGGTTGGTGAGCCAAATGATCGGCAAGAACACTTCCCTTAATTGCTTTCTGGGTGCGGTATTCGATATCATATTCGGATAACAACATCTGCCAACGAGCAATTCTTCCTGTCAGAGCGGGCTTCTCAAAGATATACTTGatcgggtccattttggatattagCCAGGTGGTGTGGTTAATCATGTAGTGACGAAGACGCTTGGCAGCCCAAGCtagtgcacaacaagttttctcaAGTAGGGAGTACCTGGACTCACAatcggtaaacttcttgctcaagtaGTAGATAGCATGTTCTTTCCTTCCGGTCTCATCCTGTTGTCCGAGCACACAACCCATAGAATCTTCTAACACAGTCAAGTACATAATCAGAGGCCTTCCTTCAACTGGAGGTATAAGAATTGGAGGTTCTAGCAGATAATTCTTGATACTATCAAAAGCCTTTTGACAATCTTCGGTCCAAACAACCCCTTGATCTTTtcgaagcaacttgaatatagGTCCGCACGTGGCTGTCATGTGTGAGATGAAACGAGAAATGTAATTTAGACGCCCAAGAAAACCTCTCACTTGTTTCTCTGTTTGTGGAATCGGCATTTCTCTAATGGCCTTGACTTTgtcaggatctacttcaatacctttCTGACTGACAATGAAGCCCAAGAGTTTTCCAGATCTAACACCAAAGGTACATTTGTTGGGATTCAGTCGAAGTTGGTACTTTCTCAGCCGTTGAAACATCTTCAGCAAGTACTCGACATGTTCTTCTTCAGTGCCTGACTTGACAATCATATCATCCACGTACACTTCTATCTCTTTGTGCATCATGTCATGAAAGAGAGTGGTCATGCCTCTTTGGTAAGTGGCACCTGCATTTATCAACCCAAAGGGCATTACTCTGTAACAAAAGGTGCCCCAAGGCGTGATGAAAGATGTCTTTTCTCTATCTTCAACTGCCATCTTGATCTGATTGTacccagagaaaccgtccatgaaggagaaGACCTTGGACTTTGCAGCGCTGTCAACCAATACATCGATGTGAGGTAGAGGAAAGTCATCTTTCGGACTAGCCTTGTTCAAATCACGGTAGTCAACGCACATCCTGACTTTGCCGTCCCTCTTTGGAACAGGCACTATGTTGGCTAGCCATTGAGGATACTCTGATGTGACAAGAAAACCTGCATCGATTTGCTTCTGTACTTCCTCTTTGATCTTGAGAGCCATGTCAGGGCGAGttcttctcagtttctgtttgaCTGGTGGGCATTCGGGCTTCAAAGGCAAACGGTGCTCCACAATACGGGGATCCAagccgggcatatcttggtacgaccatgcgaaCACATCGACGTATTCTTTGAGTAATTCAATCACCCTTCGTTTGACAGTTGCCTCAAGCGATGCCCCAATCTTGACTTCCTTCTTATCTTCCTCGGTTCCCAAGTTAATCACCTCTACTACCTCCTCATGAGGCCGAATGGCTTTCTTTTCATATTCCAATAACCGAGCAAGTTCCTCCGGAATTTCgtcatcctcctcctcctcagcCTCGTAGACAGGAGATTCGAAGTTGGGAGAGAATGCATGGTTATTATGTTCAAAGGGCTCATAAATGCCTAGTCTGcatatgattgatgattgactTTAGAAAATGAGTGAACAATGCagactttttataattaattgaaataaaaaaaaaataaaatattttggttttttttgtgTTACCATTTTCCAGAAAGAGCAATAAGCATGGATATCGGAATAAACCACATTTTCCATTAATAAGAGTAGTGCTTGAAACAAAACAGCCCTACATAATTGCGCTTTCGTCCTGGGCAAGACGAAAGgatctttttttgaaaaacaaacaaacagaaaaacaaaGACACATTACTTTGATGCATGAACCACTGCAGGGATGTCAACCGCGTCCCAGTTGCGAACAAGTTTTCCAGGTGTGACAAATGCAAGCACTATCTCTTCAGGAACATCTTCCAAGACAGCATTGGCTTCTGGCGAGTTGTTGATGAACCCGGCGCTACAAAAGGTGCTAGTAATGGAGCTTGATCCAACACTGTTCGTTGCGGATCCTGCAGAAGAAGCAAATCCCAGTCCTTCGCGGTTTTTACTCTCTATCAACTGCACAACTTTTCCCCATCCTACACCTGTTCCTTCCTGCACCACTTTCTGTGCGCTCTTCCAAGTAGCAAAAGATACTTCATTCTTCTCTGGCTTTTTACCTTCTACAGTCAGGCCTTGGAAAGAGGTTCCTTCTGTTTCATCAGCACCAATAAAGGAAAAAGCTGACAAATGACTAACCAACAAGGCTTCCTCTCCACTCACAGTGATCAATTTCCCATTTCTGACAAACTTCAGCTTTTGATGCAAGGTGGATGTTACGGCCCCCGCTTCATGGATCCACGGCCTACCCAAAAGGCAACTGTATGCGGCTTGGATATCCATCACCTGGAATGTAATTTGGAAAACAAACGGCCCAATTGTAATGGGCAAATCAACCTCCCCGATAACAGACTTTCTTGATCCATCAAACGCTTTGACAACCACCCCGCTTCTTCTCATGGGAGGCCCCCGGTAGGAAAGTTGGTCTAATGTGGATTTGGCCATTACATTCAATGAGGAACCAGTGTCCACAAGTACATTCGACAAAGCATCAGACTTGCAGTTCACCGATATATGTAACGCCAGATTGTGGTTCCTCCCCTCCTCAGGAAGCTCTTCATcactaaaacttaaattattgcAGGCAGTAATGTTTCCTACTATACTGTCCAATTGATTAACAGTCACGTCCCTCTCCACAAAAGCTTGGTCCAACACCTTCATTAGAGCCTCACGGTGTGCTTCTGAGTTCAATAGCAGAGACAAAATGGATATCTTAGAGGGAGTTTGCAGCAGCTGGTCTACTACTTTATACTCACTCTTCTGGATCAGTTTCAGAATCTCGTCATGATCAGAATTCTTGCTAGTCCCATTGGATTGGCCTACTTCCTTCCTTGTACCGGGGCCATTCACTGTCGCCTGTTTAACTGCCGGATCATTCACTTTCTTTGCAAACAATGTGGGGATAACACGTCCATTCCTTAGAACTTTACCGTCACTAGCAATGTTGTCCACAGAAACCGCAGGAGTTAGAGAGGGCAAAGGCACCTCCTGTCCACCTTCCAACATCGTGGCACTATACTTGTAAGGGACCGCTTTTAGAGAAGCATACGGCATAGGTCCTGGCAAGCTAATCACCAGTGGAGTAGTAGTGGATTCCCCACTGTTATAGCTTATTTCCAACCGCTGAAACTCGGGGGTGATGACGCACACTTCTTTGTCCTTCCTCGTGATGATAAGTTCTCTGCTGTCTATCAGCCCTTGTACGTCCTCTTGTACCTTCGGGCATCCTTTTACATTCACTGGACATATTTCACACGCTGCATGATCATGGTCAAACAGAGCTGCCTCGCACATCTTGATATGTATTGGGACCAGGGGAGTTCGAATGTGCTGGACATTTAGGATGACACCTTCTTCACCACAATCTTGTATCATGTTGACAGTAGGCCCATGGTTCGGCAGAGGGTTCGCCTGAACATTGGGATTCTGATCTTTGAAGGATAGCAAGTTGGCCCGGACTAGTTTTTGCACTTCATTCTTCAGGACATAGCAGTTTTCAACGTCATGACCTGGGGCCCCTTGGTGGAAAGCGCAGGTTAAATCAGGACGAAACCAGGGAGGTAAAACATCTGGTGTACGAGGGGGTGTTCTGACCTGGACAAGGTTTTTGGCGAGCAGGGCGGGGAGTAAGTCAGCATATTTCATCGGGATTGGATCAAAGGTTGTTTTCTGGCGGTTTTGTGAGTGATATGGTTGTTGGAGGGTCTGCGGgcgattttgttgtttttgaggGTATTGTGGCTGATGGTATTGCTGTGAAGGATATTGTTGTGGATGACACTGTTGTGGAGAGTATTGGTGTGGAGGGTATTGGTGAGGAGGGTATTGGTGAGGAGGGTATTGTTGTGGAGGGTATTGGTGAGGAGGGTATTGTTGTGGAGGGTATTGGTGAGGAGGGTATTGTTGTGGAGGGTATTGTGGCCTTTGTTGGTGATATGATGGGTTTGGGATAGTGGATGCGACATTCGCAACCTGACGATATGGGGTGAAATTCTGCTGAGGCTTACCATGAGCTACCATTCCCACCTCTTGATCTTTCTTCTTCGCAAAGTGGCCTCCAAACTTCTTGGCATTACTTGCGGCAGGGGCACTTTCCCCAGTCAAACGTCCCTCTCGGACACCTTCCTCTAATCGCACCCCCATGTTGACCATTTCGGTGAAGTCTGTTGGTGCACTTGCAACCATTTTCTCGTAATAAAACTGGCTCAGGGTCTTCAGAAATATTTTGGTCATTTCCCTTTCTTCCAACGGCGGGACAATCTGGGCAGCCACTTCCCTCCAACgttgggcatattccttgaatgtttccttctctttttgcgTCATCGCACGGAGTTGATCACGATCTGGGGCCATGTCCAGATTGTACTTATACTGCCGGATGAACGCTTCACCCAGGTCATTGAAAGTACGAATGCTCGCGCTGTCCAAATTCATATACCATTTCAGAGCGGCCCCAGTCAGGCTGTCCTGAAAGAAATGAATAAGCAGCTTATGATTGTCAGTATACATGGACATTTTCCGCGCGTACATCACCAAGTGACTGCGGGGACAAGAGTTCCCTTTATACTTCTCgaagtctggcaccttgaacttgtgAGGGATAGTAACATTTGGGACCAAGCATAATTCACAGGCGTCCTTCCCGAACAGATCTCTTCCTCGGAGGGCTTCGACTTCCCTTTGCATACCATCAAATCTTTCTTGGAGTTCTTCCATCTTGTCGAAGGCTACAACATTTTCAGCTTGGAAAATTGGTTCAACCTCTTGTTGAATAGTGTGAATCAGTGGAGCTGAATAAGTCATTGCAGCTTGAGGGAAAGAGGTACTGGGTTGCGGAACCGGTGCTGACTGCTGAGCAAAAGGAGGCGGAACTTCAGATACAGCGGGCTGGGGGCTTCCACAG of the Glycine max cultivar Williams 82 chromosome 13, Glycine_max_v4.0, whole genome shotgun sequence genome contains:
- the LOC100816631 gene encoding uncharacterized protein, whose product is MDIVEQENQSLREEVATLREGMDRLTTMMSALLSAQNSQAAAATVEQPLVSTTPLSTVTSPPLFLPPGCTWGMPPPVCGSPQPAVSEVPPPFAQQSAPVPQPSTSFPQAAMTYSAPLIHTIQQEVEPIFQAENVVAFDKMEELQERFDGMQREVEALRGRDLFGKDACELCLVPNVTIPHKFKVPDFEKYKGNSCPRSHLVMYARKMSMYTDNHKLLIHFFQDSLTGAALKWYMNLDSASIRTFNDLGEAFIRQYKYNLDMAPDRDQLRAMTQKEKETFKEYAQRWREVAAQIVPPLEEREMTKIFLKTLSQFYYEKMVASAPTDFTEMVNMGVRLEEGVREGRLTGESAPAASNAKKFGGHFAKKKDQEVGMVAHGKPQQNFTPYRQVANVASTIPNPSYHQQRPQYPPQQYPPHQYPPQQYPPHQYPPQQYPPHQYPPHQYPPHQYSPQQCHPQQYPSQQYHQPQYPQKQQNRPQTLQQPYHSQNRQKTTFDPIPMKYADLLPALLAKNLVQVRTPPRTPDVLPPWFRPDLTCAFHQGAPGHDVENCYVLKNEVQKLVRANLLSFKDQNPNVQANPLPNHGPTVNMIQDCGEEGVILNVQHIRTPLVPIHIKMCEAALFDHDHAACEICPVNVKGCPKVQEDVQGLIDSRELIITRKDKEVCVITPEFQRLEISYNSGESTTTPLVISLPGPMPYASLKAVPYKYSATMLEGGQEVPLPSLTPAVSVDNIASDGKVLRNGRVIPTLFAKKVNDPAVKQATVNGPGTRKEVGQSNGTSKNSDHDEILKLIQKSEYKVVDQLLQTPSKISILSLLLNSEAHREALMKVLDQAFVERDVTVNQLDSIVGNITACNNLSFSDEELPEEGRNHNLALHISVNCKSDALSNVLVDTGSSLNVMAKSTLDQLSYRGPPMRRSGVVVKAFDGSRKSVIGEVDLPITIGPFVFQITFQVMDIQAAYSCLLGRPWIHEAGAVTSTLHQKLKFVRNGKLITVSGEEALLVSHLSAFSFIGADETEGTSFQGLTVEGKKPEKNEVSFATWKSAQKVVQEGTGVGWGKVVQLIESKNREGLGFASSAGSATNSVGSSSITSTFCSAGFINNSPEANAVLEDVPEEIVLAFVTPGKLVRNWDAVDIPAVVHASKLGIYEPFEHNNHAFSPNFESPVYEAEEEEDDEIPEELARLLEYEKKAIRPHEEVVEVINLGTEEDKKEVKIGASLEATVKRRVIELLKEYVDVFAWSYQDMPGLDPRIVEHRLPLKPECPPVKQKLRRTRPDMALKIKEEVQKQIDAGFLVTSEYPQWLANIVPVPKRDGKVRMCVDYRDLNKASPKDDFPLPHIDVLVDSAAKSKVFSFMDGFSGYNQIKMAVEDREKTSFITPWGTFCYRVMPFGLINAGATYQRGMTTLFHDMMHKEIEVYVDDMIVKSGTEEEHVEYLLKMFQRLRKYQLRLNPNKCTFGVRSGKLLGFIVSQKGIEVDPDKVKAIREMPIPQTEKQVRGFLGRLNYISRFISHMTATCGPIFKLLRKDQGVVWTEDCQKAFDSIKNYLLEPPILIPPVEGRPLIMYLTVLEDSMGCVLGQQDETGRKEHAIYYLSKKFTDCESRYSLLEKTCCALAWAAKRLRHYMINHTTWLISKMDPIKYIFEKPALTGRIARWQMLLSEYDIEYRTQKAIKGSVLADHLAHQPIEDYQPIKFDFPDEEIMHLKMKDCDEPLLGKGPDPESRWGLIFDGAVNVFGNGIGAVIITPEGNHLPFAARLQFDCTNNVAEYEACILGIEKAIDLKIKNLDIYGDSALVINQIKGEWETRHPGLIPYKDYAKHLLTFFNKVELHHIPRDENQMADALATLSSMYEVSHRNNLPTIRIQRLERPAHVFAVEEVVDDKPWFHDIRCFLQSQEYPPGASNKDRRTLRRLSGNFFLNGDVLYKRNFDMVLLRCVDKQEAEFLMHEVHEGSFGTHPNGHAMARKLLRAGYYWMSMETDCCKHARKCHKCQIYADKIHVPPTTLNVLSSPWPFSMWGIDMIGRIEPKASNGHRFILVAIDYFTKWVEAASYANVTKQVVVRFIKNQIICRYGVPNRIITDNGTNLNNKMMKDLCEEFKIEHHNSSPYRPQMNGAVEAANKNIKKIMQKMVVTYKDWHEMLPYALHGYRTSVRTSTGATPFSLVYGMEAVLPVEVEIPSMRVLMEAQLSEAEWCQSRCDQLNLIEEKRMKALCHGQLYQQRMKHAFDKKVRPRVFQEGDLVLKKVLSFQPDSRGKWTPNYEGPYVVKRAFSGGALTLTTMDGDELPRPVNADAVKKYFV